A portion of the Mycobacteriales bacterium genome contains these proteins:
- a CDS encoding thiamine-phosphate kinase, producing the protein MENLPQSTRNDLTERTRAITVAEVGEFGLVDRLTARFTASTAPAPVLGPGDDAAVLATPDGRVVATTDLLVDMRHFRRDWSTAEDVGHKAAAQNLADVAAMGAVPTGLLVGLSVPPDTPVAWLEGLADGMRAECDPLGVRVLGGDVVRAEVLMVAVTALGDLQGRQPVTRAGARPGDVVAYTGRLGWAAAGLAVLGRGFRSPVSVVAAHRRPEPPYGQGPRAAELGATAMVDVSDGLVADLLHVALASSVGIELDTSKLDVPAKLRDVGRALGVEPLDWVLAGGDDHALAATFPGASPPPAPWRVIGRVARGRGVVVDGSAYDGPEGFDHFAR; encoded by the coding sequence GTGGAAAATCTACCTCAGTCGACCCGGAATGATCTCACCGAGAGGACACGTGCCATCACTGTCGCTGAGGTCGGGGAGTTCGGGCTCGTCGATCGGCTGACCGCGCGCTTCACCGCGAGCACGGCGCCGGCGCCGGTGCTCGGCCCCGGCGACGACGCGGCGGTGCTGGCCACGCCGGACGGCCGGGTGGTCGCGACCACCGACCTGCTCGTCGACATGCGGCACTTCCGGCGCGACTGGTCCACGGCCGAGGACGTCGGGCACAAGGCCGCGGCGCAGAACCTGGCCGACGTGGCCGCGATGGGCGCGGTGCCGACCGGGCTGCTGGTCGGGCTGTCGGTGCCGCCGGACACGCCGGTGGCCTGGCTGGAGGGGCTGGCCGACGGGATGCGGGCCGAGTGCGACCCGCTCGGCGTGCGGGTGCTCGGCGGCGACGTGGTCCGCGCGGAGGTGCTGATGGTGGCGGTGACCGCGCTCGGTGACCTGCAGGGGCGGCAGCCGGTGACCCGGGCCGGGGCCCGGCCGGGCGACGTCGTGGCGTACACGGGGCGGCTGGGCTGGGCCGCGGCCGGGCTGGCCGTGCTCGGGCGCGGGTTCCGCTCGCCGGTCTCGGTCGTGGCCGCGCACCGCCGCCCCGAGCCGCCGTACGGGCAGGGGCCGCGGGCGGCCGAGCTCGGCGCGACCGCCATGGTGGACGTGAGCGACGGGCTGGTCGCCGACCTGCTGCACGTCGCGCTGGCCAGCTCGGTCGGGATCGAGCTGGACACCTCCAAGCTGGACGTGCCGGCCAAGCTGCGCGACGTCGGCCGCGCGCTCGGGGTCGAGCCGCTGGACTGGGTGCTGGCCGGCGGCGACGACCACGCGCTGGCCGCGACGTTCCCGGGCGCGAGCCCGCCGCCGGCGCCGTGGCGGGTGATCGGCCGGGTCGCCCGCGGGCGGGGCGTGGTCGTGGACGGCAGCGCGTACGACGGGCCCGAGGGGTTCGACCACTTCGCTCGCTAA
- a CDS encoding Lrp/AsnC ligand binding domain-containing protein, which translates to MVQAYILIQTEVGKAAHVATTIAEISGVTQAEDVTGPYDVIVRAEANNVDELGKLVVAKVQAVAGITRTLTCPVVHL; encoded by the coding sequence GTGGTCCAGGCCTACATCCTGATCCAGACCGAGGTCGGCAAAGCCGCCCACGTGGCGACGACCATCGCAGAGATCTCTGGAGTCACGCAGGCCGAGGACGTCACCGGTCCGTACGACGTGATCGTCCGGGCGGAGGCCAACAACGTCGACGAGCTCGGCAAGCTCGTGGTCGCCAAGGTCCAGGCCGTCGCGGGCATCACCCGCACCCTGACCTGCCCGGTCGTGCATCTCTAG
- a CDS encoding lysophospholipid acyltransferase family protein, producing MRHPGRKHAGFWIWLSVVLIKPTVGALFKRRWRGQEHVPQQGGAILVSNHVSQADFLTVAVYVWDSGRIPRFLIKHSLFGVPGIGRLLNGAKQIPVVRGSAAARQSLDEAVAAIGRGEFVCIYPEGTVTRDPDFWPMQARTGVARLALNTDVPVIPVCNWGPQEMLDVEHRKVRPFPRHEAWCVAGPPVDLSAYRGKPLTADLLRETTDHIMAAIRDQLAEVRGETPPETFFRRPQAREAS from the coding sequence GTGCGGCATCCGGGACGCAAGCACGCCGGGTTCTGGATCTGGCTCTCGGTGGTGCTGATCAAGCCGACCGTGGGGGCGCTGTTCAAGCGCCGCTGGCGGGGCCAGGAGCACGTGCCGCAGCAGGGCGGCGCGATCCTGGTGTCCAACCACGTCTCCCAGGCCGACTTCCTCACCGTCGCCGTGTACGTCTGGGACTCCGGGCGGATCCCGCGGTTCCTCATCAAGCACAGCCTGTTCGGCGTGCCGGGGATCGGCCGGCTGCTGAACGGGGCCAAGCAGATCCCGGTCGTCCGGGGCTCGGCCGCGGCCCGGCAGTCGCTGGACGAGGCGGTCGCGGCGATCGGCCGGGGCGAGTTCGTCTGCATCTACCCGGAGGGCACGGTCACCCGCGACCCGGACTTCTGGCCCATGCAGGCCCGGACGGGCGTGGCCCGGCTGGCGCTGAACACCGACGTGCCGGTGATCCCGGTCTGCAACTGGGGACCGCAGGAGATGCTGGACGTCGAGCACCGCAAGGTCCGGCCGTTCCCGCGGCACGAGGCCTGGTGCGTGGCCGGGCCGCCGGTCGACCTCTCGGCGTACCGGGGGAAGCCGCTGACGGCCGACCTGCTGCGCGAGACGACCGACCACATCATGGCCGCGATCCGGGACCAGCTGGCCGAGGTCCGGGGCGAGACCCCGCCGGAGACGTTCTTCCGCCGCCCGCAGGCCCGCGAGGCGTCCTGA
- a CDS encoding GNAT family N-acetyltransferase, translating to MSITVARLDDPVVKDLIELIQGEYVLRYGGPDAAPIDAAEFAPPRGLFLLATVDGEPAGCGGWRDLGDRRDLGDRRDLGDRRDLGERRAEVKRMFTVAWYRNRGVARALLAELERTAAAAGIGQLVLETGLVQPEAMALYASSGYELIDGFGHYAGAPLSRAYGKRLVE from the coding sequence GTGAGCATCACGGTCGCCCGCTTGGACGACCCGGTCGTCAAGGACCTCATCGAGCTGATCCAGGGCGAGTACGTCCTCCGCTACGGCGGTCCGGACGCCGCGCCCATCGACGCCGCCGAGTTCGCCCCGCCGCGGGGGCTGTTCCTGCTGGCCACGGTCGACGGCGAGCCGGCCGGCTGCGGCGGCTGGCGCGACCTCGGCGACCGGCGCGACCTCGGCGACCGGCGGGACCTCGGCGACCGGCGGGACCTCGGCGAGCGGCGGGCCGAGGTCAAGCGGATGTTCACGGTGGCTTGGTACCGCAACCGCGGGGTCGCCCGGGCCCTGCTGGCCGAGCTGGAGCGGACCGCCGCCGCGGCCGGGATCGGGCAGCTGGTGCTGGAGACCGGCCTGGTCCAGCCGGAGGCGATGGCCCTCTACGCCTCGTCCGGGTACGAGCTGATCGACGGCTTCGGCCACTACGCCGGCGCGCCGCTGTCCCGTGCGTACGGCAAACGCCTGGTCGAGTGA
- the cofC gene encoding 2-phospho-L-lactate guanylyltransferase, which translates to MRWSVVVPVKRLGVAKSRLYAVGRPRPEHEELALSLALDTVAAARRAAEVARVVVVTDDPAAAAAMTAAGALVVPDEPDAGLNPALAHGAAAAARLAPADGVALLSADLPALRPAELGAALRSAAGAQRAFVPDADGTGTTLLATAPGVPVRPRYGAGSAAAHRATGAVELAGDWPSLRHDVDTAADLRAAAGLGLGPATSAWTAAHAVA; encoded by the coding sequence GTGCGGTGGTCCGTGGTCGTGCCGGTCAAGCGGCTCGGCGTGGCGAAGTCCCGGCTGTACGCGGTGGGTCGCCCCCGGCCCGAGCACGAGGAGCTCGCGCTCTCCCTGGCCCTGGACACGGTCGCCGCCGCCCGGCGCGCGGCCGAGGTCGCCCGGGTGGTCGTGGTGACCGACGACCCGGCCGCGGCCGCGGCGATGACCGCGGCCGGGGCGCTGGTCGTCCCGGACGAGCCCGACGCGGGCCTGAACCCGGCGCTGGCGCACGGGGCGGCGGCGGCCGCGCGGCTGGCCCCCGCCGACGGCGTCGCGCTGCTGTCCGCGGACCTGCCGGCGCTGCGGCCGGCCGAGCTGGGCGCCGCGCTGCGGTCCGCGGCCGGCGCGCAGCGGGCGTTCGTGCCGGACGCGGACGGGACCGGCACGACGCTGCTGGCGACCGCGCCCGGCGTCCCGGTCCGGCCCCGGTACGGTGCGGGTTCGGCCGCGGCGCACCGGGCCACCGGCGCGGTCGAGCTGGCCGGGGACTGGCCGTCGCTGCGGCACGACGTGGACACGGCGGCGGACCTGCGGGCCGCCGCCGGCCTCGGCCTCGGCCCCGCGACCTCCGCCTGGACCGCCGCCCACGCGGTCGCCTGA
- a CDS encoding DUF3515 domain-containing protein: MPTATDEHPVRDRSDRRSAARLATLVALPVTLVLVVLAVALGRGGNAQPVAPTATPSAAAALPPVKVAPPPALSAAAQQSCQELIAALPTDLGDIPARPVDSSSPYVAAWGDPAITLRCGVARPPSFIATADVQQINGVSWFAERRGSTTAWVVVDRPVYVEVLVPAADAGGPAARLSTAVIAALRPRPLDPAN; encoded by the coding sequence GTGCCCACGGCGACCGACGAGCATCCCGTCCGCGACCGGTCCGACCGGCGCTCGGCGGCCCGGCTGGCGACGCTGGTCGCGCTGCCGGTGACGCTCGTGCTCGTGGTGCTGGCCGTCGCGCTCGGTCGCGGCGGGAACGCGCAACCGGTGGCGCCGACGGCGACGCCGTCCGCGGCCGCGGCCCTGCCGCCGGTGAAGGTCGCTCCCCCGCCGGCGTTGAGCGCGGCGGCGCAGCAGTCCTGCCAGGAGCTGATCGCGGCGCTGCCGACCGACCTCGGGGACATCCCGGCCCGGCCGGTCGACTCCTCCTCGCCCTACGTGGCGGCCTGGGGCGACCCGGCGATCACGCTGCGCTGCGGGGTGGCCCGGCCGCCGTCGTTCATCGCGACCGCGGACGTGCAGCAGATCAACGGCGTCAGCTGGTTCGCCGAGCGGCGCGGCTCGACGACGGCCTGGGTGGTGGTCGACCGGCCCGTGTACGTCGAGGTGCTGGTCCCGGCGGCGGACGCCGGCGGCCCGGCGGCCCGGCTCTCGACCGCGGTGATCGCGGCGCTCAGGCCCCGGCCGCTCGACCCGGCGAACTAG
- a CDS encoding LLM class flavin-dependent oxidoreductase — MRFGYWMPVFGGWLRNVEDEGMPVSWTYLRDLAVDSERQGFDLSLVAELNLNDIKGHRASSVDAWTLGSALAGATSTLELMLAVRPNYHAPSLTAKALSTLDLIAPGRVSLNVVSSWWKDEATQYGMPFDVHDARYARTEEWLTVLRRLLTEPTVDHHGDLYELQGAILEPKPSAPVPVYMGGESPRALDVIARLGDAYVMHGDPPEAIADRIKRISDLRAGAGGTPLQFGLSGFVIVRDTEAEARAELDRVLDVRSSPEAYASYQDFVRGSQLEGELSLREYSVSNRGLRAGLVGTAQQVADRIRAYEEAGVGLMLLQFSPQAEEMARFGEQVIPLFH, encoded by the coding sequence GTGAGGTTCGGCTACTGGATGCCGGTGTTCGGGGGCTGGCTGCGCAACGTCGAGGACGAGGGCATGCCCGTCTCCTGGACCTACCTGCGCGATCTCGCCGTCGACTCGGAGCGGCAGGGTTTCGACCTGTCGCTGGTCGCCGAGCTCAACCTCAACGACATCAAGGGGCACCGGGCGTCCTCGGTGGACGCCTGGACGCTCGGGTCCGCGCTGGCCGGCGCGACCTCGACGCTGGAGCTGATGCTCGCGGTCCGGCCGAATTACCACGCCCCGTCGCTGACGGCCAAGGCACTGTCCACGTTGGACCTCATCGCGCCCGGCCGGGTCAGCCTGAACGTCGTCTCCTCCTGGTGGAAGGACGAGGCCACCCAGTACGGCATGCCCTTCGACGTGCACGACGCGCGGTACGCACGGACCGAGGAGTGGCTGACCGTGCTGCGGCGGCTGCTCACCGAGCCGACCGTCGACCACCACGGCGACCTGTACGAGTTGCAGGGCGCGATCCTGGAGCCCAAGCCGTCCGCGCCGGTGCCGGTCTACATGGGCGGGGAGTCGCCGCGGGCGCTGGACGTCATCGCCCGCCTCGGCGACGCGTACGTCATGCACGGCGACCCGCCGGAGGCCATCGCGGACCGGATCAAGCGCATCTCGGACCTGCGGGCCGGGGCCGGCGGGACGCCGCTGCAGTTCGGGCTGTCCGGGTTCGTGATCGTGCGCGACACCGAGGCCGAGGCCCGGGCCGAGCTGGACCGGGTGCTGGATGTGCGCTCCTCGCCCGAGGCGTACGCGTCGTACCAGGACTTCGTGCGCGGGTCCCAGCTGGAGGGGGAGCTCTCGCTGCGCGAGTACAGCGTGTCGAACCGCGGGTTGCGGGCCGGGCTGGTCGGGACGGCGCAGCAGGTCGCGGACCGGATCAGGGCGTACGAGGAGGCCGGGGTCGGGCTGATGCTGCTGCAGTTCAGCCCCCAGGCCGAGGAGATGGCCCGCTTCGGCGAGCAGGTGATCCCCCTCTTCCACTAG
- a CDS encoding cytidylate kinase-like family protein, translating to MGVVTVSASYGAGGSEIGPAVAAALGLPFVDRAVPAGVARKLDVPLDLAQQRDETTDRGLWRVISSMALVPEMAGAGPLAYHTFSDEHAFREKTEEVLLEIAEVGGVVLGRAAALVLAGRDDALHVRLDGPVETRIAHAVQRSGRPEAEVRRTLRSNDAARAAYVRNFYRADPADARHYHLVLDTTAIPWNAAADLVVAAARARGL from the coding sequence GTGGGAGTCGTCACGGTCTCGGCGTCGTACGGCGCCGGCGGCAGCGAGATCGGCCCGGCCGTCGCCGCGGCCCTCGGCCTGCCGTTCGTGGACCGGGCGGTGCCGGCCGGCGTCGCCCGCAAGCTCGACGTGCCGCTGGACCTGGCCCAGCAGCGGGACGAGACCACCGACCGCGGCCTGTGGCGGGTGATCTCCTCGATGGCGCTGGTGCCGGAGATGGCCGGGGCCGGGCCGCTGGCGTACCACACGTTCTCCGACGAGCACGCCTTCCGGGAGAAGACCGAGGAGGTGCTGCTCGAGATCGCGGAGGTCGGCGGGGTGGTGCTCGGCCGGGCCGCGGCGCTGGTGCTGGCCGGCCGGGACGACGCCCTGCACGTCCGGCTGGACGGCCCGGTGGAGACCCGGATCGCCCACGCCGTGCAGCGCTCGGGCCGGCCCGAGGCCGAGGTGCGCCGGACGCTGCGCTCCAACGACGCCGCGCGGGCCGCGTACGTTAGGAACTTCTACCGGGCCGATCCGGCCGACGCCCGGCACTATCACCTGGTGCTCGACACCACCGCGATCCCCTGGAACGCCGCGGCCGACCTGGTCGTCGCAGCGGCGCGTGCCCGGGGTCTGTGA
- the thiD gene encoding bifunctional hydroxymethylpyrimidine kinase/phosphomethylpyrimidine kinase: MTAPVRVLTVAGSDSGGGAGIQADLKTMLAHGVHGMSVLAAVTAQNSLGVQGYWELPVEAVRAQLDSVLGDIGVDAVKTGMLASTELVTAVSEVLAGVGVPVVVDPVGVSKHGDSLLAADAVAAVRETLLPVATLVTPNLYEVGQLTGVKVDTEAGLREAAEAVLALGPAAVLVKGGHLAGDAVDLLLTAAGEERTYRAARLDNRHTHGTGCTLASAIASRLALGDPLPDAVETAKAYVTGAIAHGFPLGAGIGPVDHGWRWR, from the coding sequence GTGACTGCACCTGTCCGGGTCCTGACCGTGGCCGGTTCCGATTCCGGCGGCGGCGCCGGCATCCAGGCCGACCTGAAGACGATGCTGGCCCACGGCGTGCACGGCATGAGCGTGCTGGCCGCGGTGACCGCGCAGAACTCGCTCGGTGTCCAGGGCTACTGGGAGCTGCCGGTCGAGGCCGTCCGGGCCCAGCTCGACAGCGTGCTGGGCGACATCGGCGTGGACGCGGTGAAGACCGGCATGCTGGCCTCGACCGAGCTGGTCACGGCCGTGTCGGAGGTGCTGGCCGGGGTGGGCGTGCCGGTCGTGGTCGACCCGGTCGGGGTGAGCAAGCACGGCGACTCCCTGCTGGCCGCCGACGCGGTCGCCGCGGTCCGCGAGACGCTGCTGCCGGTCGCCACCCTCGTCACCCCCAACCTGTACGAGGTGGGCCAGCTCACCGGCGTCAAGGTCGACACCGAGGCCGGCCTGCGGGAGGCGGCCGAGGCGGTGCTCGCGCTCGGCCCGGCCGCGGTGCTGGTCAAGGGCGGCCACCTGGCCGGGGACGCGGTCGACCTGCTGCTCACCGCGGCCGGCGAGGAGCGGACGTACCGGGCGGCCCGGCTGGACAACCGGCACACCCACGGCACCGGCTGCACGCTGGCCAGCGCGATCGCGTCCCGGCTGGCCCTCGGCGACCCGCTGCCGGACGCGGTCGAGACGGCCAAGGCGTACGTGACCGGGGCGATCGCGCACGGCTTCCCCCTCGGCGCCGGCATCGGCCCGGTCGACCACGGCTGGCGGTGGCGGTGA
- a CDS encoding D-alanine--D-alanine ligase family protein — translation MSGRRVRVAVVFGGRSTEHAISCVSAGSVLAALDPAVYEVVPVGITPKGAWVITSGDPETLAIRDRVLPTVDTGTAVVLPGDPTAGGLVVVEPGEGARVLHGVDVVFPVLHGPYGEDGTIQGLLEMAGVPYVGSGVLGSAVAMDKEFTKKLLLADGLPVGPYAVVRAGADLPAAERDRLGLPVFVKPARGGSSIGITRVTDWADWPAALATAREVDGKVLVEAAVPGREIELAVLEGLGGGAPDVSVPAEITLLGGREWYDFEAKYLDDVSALEMPADLPAEVTQRLQDLAARAFVALDGAGLARVDFFVGPAGECTINEVNTMPGFTPISVFPQAWAASGLDYAALLDRLITTALER, via the coding sequence ATGTCAGGGCGGAGAGTGCGGGTCGCGGTGGTCTTCGGCGGTCGCAGCACGGAGCACGCGATCTCGTGCGTCTCCGCGGGCAGCGTGCTCGCGGCGCTCGACCCGGCGGTGTACGAGGTGGTGCCGGTCGGCATCACCCCCAAGGGCGCCTGGGTGATCACCTCGGGCGACCCGGAGACGCTGGCCATCCGCGACCGGGTGCTGCCGACGGTCGACACCGGCACCGCGGTGGTGCTGCCGGGCGACCCGACCGCGGGCGGCCTGGTCGTGGTCGAGCCCGGCGAGGGCGCCAGGGTCCTGCACGGCGTGGACGTCGTCTTCCCGGTCCTGCACGGGCCGTACGGGGAGGACGGGACGATCCAGGGCCTGCTGGAGATGGCCGGGGTGCCGTACGTGGGCTCCGGTGTGCTCGGCAGCGCGGTCGCGATGGACAAGGAGTTCACCAAGAAGCTGCTGCTGGCCGACGGCCTGCCGGTGGGGCCGTACGCGGTGGTCCGGGCCGGCGCCGACCTGCCCGCGGCCGAGCGGGACCGGCTCGGCCTGCCGGTGTTCGTGAAGCCGGCCCGCGGCGGCTCCTCGATCGGGATCACCCGGGTCACCGACTGGGCCGACTGGCCCGCGGCGCTCGCGACCGCCCGCGAGGTCGACGGCAAGGTGCTGGTCGAGGCGGCGGTGCCGGGCCGGGAGATCGAGCTCGCGGTGCTGGAGGGGCTCGGCGGCGGCGCCCCGGACGTGTCGGTGCCGGCCGAGATCACGCTGCTCGGCGGCCGGGAGTGGTACGACTTCGAGGCCAAGTACCTCGACGACGTCTCCGCGCTGGAGATGCCGGCCGACCTGCCGGCCGAGGTGACGCAGCGCCTGCAGGACCTGGCCGCGCGCGCGTTCGTCGCGCTGGACGGCGCCGGGCTGGCCCGGGTCGACTTCTTCGTCGGGCCGGCCGGCGAGTGCACGATCAACGAGGTCAACACGATGCCGGGGTTCACGCCGATCTCGGTGTTCCCGCAGGCGTGGGCGGCGTCCGGGCTGGACTACGCGGCCCTGCTGGACCGGCTGATCACGACCGCGCTGGAGCGGTAG
- a CDS encoding NAD(P)H-dependent glycerol-3-phosphate dehydrogenase: MMRAAVLGAGSWGTTFAKVLADAGGDVTLVGRRPDLVAAVTDRHENPDYLPGIALPAGLRASTDAAAALAGAQIVVLAVPAQKVRDNLAAWGPAIGPDATLVSLMKGIELGTAKRMSEVIGEVVGCDAGRVAVVSGPNLAREIAEEQPAATVVACSEKDRAELVQKACFTPYLRSYTNTDVVGCELGGAVKNVIALAAGMAEGMGFGDNTRASLITRGLAETARLGAALGADPMTFAGLAGLGDLVATCSSPLSRNRTFGERLGRGETLEQARAAVRTTAEGVQSCRSVLELARRVGVDVPITEGVVRVCHEGLDATRLVPALMGRGLKDERPVST; encoded by the coding sequence CTGATGCGGGCGGCCGTGCTCGGCGCCGGCTCCTGGGGGACCACGTTCGCGAAGGTGCTCGCCGACGCCGGCGGCGACGTGACGCTGGTCGGCCGCCGGCCGGACCTGGTCGCCGCGGTCACCGACCGGCACGAGAACCCCGACTACCTGCCCGGGATCGCGCTGCCGGCCGGGCTGCGGGCGAGCACCGACGCGGCCGCCGCGCTGGCCGGCGCGCAGATCGTGGTGCTGGCGGTGCCGGCCCAGAAGGTCCGCGACAACCTCGCGGCCTGGGGTCCGGCCATCGGCCCGGACGCGACGCTGGTCAGCCTCATGAAGGGCATCGAGCTCGGTACGGCCAAGCGGATGAGCGAGGTGATCGGCGAGGTCGTCGGCTGCGACGCCGGCCGGGTCGCGGTCGTGTCCGGGCCCAACCTGGCCCGCGAGATCGCCGAGGAGCAGCCCGCCGCGACGGTGGTCGCGTGCTCGGAGAAGGACCGGGCCGAGCTGGTGCAGAAGGCCTGCTTCACGCCGTACCTGCGGTCCTACACGAACACCGACGTGGTCGGCTGCGAGCTCGGCGGAGCGGTGAAGAACGTGATCGCGCTGGCGGCCGGGATGGCCGAGGGGATGGGTTTCGGCGACAACACCCGGGCCTCGCTGATCACCCGTGGGCTGGCCGAGACGGCCCGCCTCGGCGCGGCGCTCGGAGCGGACCCGATGACGTTCGCGGGGCTGGCCGGGCTGGGCGACCTGGTCGCGACGTGCAGCTCGCCGCTGTCGCGGAACCGGACGTTCGGGGAGCGGCTGGGCCGGGGCGAGACGCTGGAGCAGGCCCGGGCCGCGGTCCGCACGACCGCCGAGGGCGTCCAGTCCTGCCGGTCGGTGCTGGAGCTGGCCCGCCGGGTCGGGGTGGACGTGCCGATCACCGAGGGCGTCGTCCGGGTCTGTCACGAGGGCCTGGACGCGACCCGGCTGGTGCCGGCGCTGATGGGCCGGGGGCTGAAGGACGAGCGTCCGGTCAGCACCTGA
- a CDS encoding RNA degradosome polyphosphate kinase, with the protein MTADETDRDVARTQADIEPDDAGGALAADLDGHELPLAPDLPDDRFSGRELSWLEFNARVLAQAEDRRIPLLERAKFLAIFATNLDEFYMVRVAGLKRRLDMGLAVRSSDGRTARETLTQVSRRSKELVARHSIAWQDDIEPALAGTGIVVLHWDDLDGAERSRLAEYFRAQVFPVLTPLAVDPSHPFPYISGLSLNLAVVVRDTGAPGGATERFARVKVPNNVSRFVDVKDSRADHAYLPMEDLIAAHLDLLFPGLEVVEHHLFRVTRNTDIEVEEDRDEDLLQALERTLTRRRFGPAVRLEVQDTITPRVLDLLTEEIDVPDEDVLHIPGLLELASLWQIYDVDRPDLKDPPFVPSTPPRFAENETAKSVFATLREGDVLVHHPYESFSTSVQRFIEQAANDANVLAIKQTLYRTSGDSPIVEALIDAAEAGKQVVVLVEIKARFDEQANIKWAKALERAGCHVVYGVVGLKTHCKTALVVRQEGGSIRRYCHIGTGNYNPKTARIYEDLGLFTADPDIGADLTDLFNVLTGYSRQTEYRSILVAPHGIRRGIIERIEREIAHAEAGRSARIRIKTNHLVDEETIDALYRASRAGVQVDLLVRTFCTIRAGVPGLSENIRVRSILGRFLEHSRVVCVENDGEPEYLMGSADLMHRNLDRRVEVLVRVTDPAAREVLRDTLDLAFCDDIVAWELQPDEVWQRNPGQPGKPLRDYQEVLMRRHASRSQ; encoded by the coding sequence ATGACCGCCGACGAGACCGACCGCGACGTCGCCCGCACCCAGGCCGACATCGAACCCGACGACGCCGGCGGCGCGCTGGCGGCCGATCTCGACGGTCACGAACTGCCGCTTGCTCCGGACCTGCCCGACGACCGGTTCTCCGGCCGGGAGCTGTCCTGGCTGGAGTTCAACGCCCGGGTGCTGGCCCAGGCCGAGGACCGCCGGATCCCGCTGCTGGAGCGGGCCAAGTTCCTCGCGATCTTCGCCACCAACCTGGACGAGTTCTACATGGTCCGGGTGGCCGGGCTGAAGCGCCGCCTGGACATGGGCCTGGCCGTGCGCTCCAGCGACGGGCGGACCGCGCGCGAGACGCTGACCCAGGTCTCGCGGCGCTCCAAGGAGCTGGTCGCGCGGCACTCGATCGCCTGGCAGGACGACATCGAGCCGGCCCTGGCCGGCACCGGGATCGTGGTGCTGCACTGGGACGACCTCGACGGCGCCGAGCGCAGCCGGCTGGCGGAGTACTTCCGGGCCCAGGTGTTCCCGGTCCTCACCCCGCTCGCGGTGGACCCCTCGCACCCGTTCCCGTACATCAGCGGGCTCTCGCTGAACCTGGCCGTGGTGGTGCGGGACACCGGGGCGCCGGGCGGCGCGACCGAGCGGTTCGCCCGGGTGAAGGTGCCCAACAACGTGTCCCGGTTCGTGGACGTGAAGGACTCCCGGGCCGACCACGCGTACCTGCCGATGGAGGACCTGATCGCGGCCCACCTCGACCTGCTCTTCCCGGGGCTGGAGGTCGTGGAGCACCACCTGTTCCGGGTGACCCGCAACACCGACATCGAGGTCGAGGAGGACCGCGACGAGGACCTGCTGCAGGCGCTGGAGCGGACGCTGACCCGGCGCCGGTTCGGTCCCGCGGTCCGGCTCGAGGTCCAGGACACGATCACGCCGCGGGTGCTGGACCTGCTCACCGAGGAGATCGACGTCCCGGACGAGGACGTGCTGCACATCCCCGGGCTGCTCGAGCTGGCCTCGCTCTGGCAGATCTACGACGTGGACCGGCCCGACCTCAAGGACCCGCCGTTCGTGCCGTCGACCCCGCCGCGGTTCGCCGAGAACGAGACGGCCAAGAGCGTGTTCGCGACGCTGCGCGAGGGCGACGTGCTCGTGCACCACCCGTACGAGTCCTTCTCCACCAGCGTGCAGCGCTTCATCGAGCAGGCCGCGAACGACGCGAACGTGCTCGCCATCAAGCAGACCCTCTACCGCACCTCCGGCGACTCCCCCATCGTCGAGGCGCTGATCGACGCGGCCGAGGCCGGCAAGCAGGTCGTGGTGCTGGTCGAGATCAAGGCCCGCTTCGACGAGCAGGCCAACATCAAGTGGGCCAAGGCGCTGGAGCGCGCCGGCTGCCACGTCGTCTACGGCGTGGTCGGCCTGAAGACCCACTGCAAGACCGCGCTCGTGGTCCGGCAGGAGGGCGGCTCGATCCGGCGCTACTGCCACATCGGCACCGGCAACTACAACCCCAAGACCGCCCGCATATACGAGGACCTCGGCCTGTTCACCGCCGACCCGGACATCGGCGCCGACCTCACCGACCTGTTCAACGTGCTGACCGGGTATTCGCGGCAGACCGAGTACCGCTCGATCCTGGTGGCGCCGCACGGCATCCGGCGCGGCATCATCGAGCGGATCGAACGCGAGATCGCGCACGCCGAGGCCGGCCGGTCGGCCCGCATCCGGATCAAGACCAACCACCTCGTCGACGAGGAGACCATCGACGCGCTCTACCGGGCGTCGCGGGCCGGGGTCCAGGTCGACCTGCTGGTACGGACGTTCTGCACGATCCGGGCCGGCGTCCCGGGGCTGTCGGAGAACATCCGGGTGCGCTCGATCCTCGGCCGGTTCCTGGAGCACAGCCGGGTCGTCTGCGTCGAGAACGACGGCGAGCCCGAATACCTCATGGGCAGCGCGGACCTCATGCACCGCAACCTCGACCGGCGGGTGGAGGTGCTGGTGCGGGTGACCGACCCGGCCGCCCGGGAGGTCCTGCGCGACACCCTGGACCTCGCGTTCTGCGACGACATCGTGGCCTGGGAGCTGCAGCCCGACGAGGTCTGGCAGCGCAACCCCGGGCAACCCGGCAAGCCGTTGCGGGACTACCAGGAGGTGCTGATGCGCCGGCACGCCTCCCGCAGCCAGTGA